One Rhodoferax ferrireducens T118 DNA segment encodes these proteins:
- the nusA gene encoding transcription termination factor NusA, which produces MNREMLMLVEAISREKNVELDVVFGAVEAALAQATRKIYPGDVDIRVALDRDSGNYETFRRWHVVPDEAGLQLPDQEILLFEAKEQIPDIEVDEYIEETVESLPIGRIGAMAAKQVILQKIRDAEREMLLNDFMSRGDNIFVGTVKRMDKGDLIVESGRVEGRLRRTEMIPKENLRVGDRVRAMIMEVDLTLRGAPIILSRSAPEFMIELFRQEVPEIEQGLLEIKSCARDVGSRAKIAVLSHDKRVDPIGTCVGVRGTRVNGVTNELAGERVDIVLWSEDPAQFVIGALAPANVSSIVVDEERHAMDVVVDEENLAIAIGRGGQNVRLASELTGWKINILDAAESAQKQASETDSGRKLFMEHLDVDEEIADLLIAEGFTSLEQVAYVPLEEMLEIESFDEDTANELRTRAKDALLTMEIAHEESVQAVSLDLRDLQGLTPELIAKLATSGVNNLDDLADLAVDELTEITGQSADDAKTLIMKAREHWFTNDAASQE; this is translated from the coding sequence ATGAATCGCGAAATGTTAATGCTGGTAGAAGCCATATCCCGTGAAAAAAACGTGGAGCTTGATGTGGTGTTTGGCGCAGTTGAAGCGGCGCTGGCGCAGGCAACAAGAAAGATTTACCCCGGTGATGTCGACATCCGGGTGGCGCTTGACCGCGACAGTGGCAACTACGAAACATTTCGTCGTTGGCATGTGGTGCCCGATGAGGCGGGCTTGCAGTTGCCCGACCAGGAAATCCTGTTGTTTGAAGCCAAAGAACAGATTCCCGACATCGAGGTCGACGAATACATCGAAGAAACGGTCGAGTCGCTGCCGATTGGCCGTATTGGCGCCATGGCGGCCAAGCAGGTCATCCTGCAAAAAATCCGCGACGCCGAGCGTGAAATGCTGCTCAATGACTTCATGTCGCGTGGCGACAATATTTTTGTTGGCACCGTCAAGCGCATGGACAAAGGCGACCTCATCGTCGAGTCAGGCCGCGTTGAAGGCCGCCTGCGTCGCACGGAGATGATCCCGAAAGAAAACTTGCGCGTTGGTGACAGGGTTCGCGCCATGATCATGGAAGTCGATCTGACCTTGCGTGGTGCGCCGATCATTCTGTCGCGCTCGGCGCCTGAATTCATGATCGAGCTGTTCCGTCAGGAAGTGCCCGAGATTGAGCAGGGCTTGCTGGAGATCAAATCCTGCGCCCGTGATGTCGGTTCCCGCGCCAAGATCGCCGTGTTGTCGCATGACAAGCGGGTCGATCCGATTGGCACTTGTGTTGGGGTCCGTGGTACCCGCGTCAACGGTGTCACCAACGAGTTGGCGGGCGAGCGCGTTGATATCGTGCTGTGGAGCGAGGACCCGGCCCAGTTTGTGATCGGGGCGCTGGCCCCGGCCAACGTGTCGAGCATTGTGGTGGACGAAGAGCGCCATGCCATGGATGTGGTGGTCGACGAGGAGAATCTGGCGATCGCGATCGGCCGGGGCGGCCAGAACGTGCGCCTGGCCTCCGAGCTGACCGGCTGGAAGATCAACATCCTGGATGCGGCCGAGTCGGCCCAGAAACAAGCGAGCGAAACCGATTCGGGTCGCAAGCTGTTCATGGAACACCTCGATGTGGACGAAGAAATCGCCGATTTGCTGATTGCCGAAGGCTTTACCAGCCTGGAGCAGGTGGCTTACGTGCCGCTGGAAGAAATGCTCGAAATCGAGAGCTTCGACGAAGACACAGCCAACGAATTGCGCACCCGTGCCAAGGATGCGCTGTTGACCATGGAAATCGCGCATGAAGAGAGTGTGCAGGCGGTTTCGCTGGATTTGCGCGACCTGCAGGGCCTCACCCCTGAGCTGATTGCCAAGCTGGCAACAAGCGGCGTTAACAACCTGGACGACCTGGCTGACCTGGCCGTTGACGAATTGACAGAAATCACCGGCCAGTCTGCGGACGATGCCAAGACCTTGATCATGAAGGCGCGCGAACATTGGTTTACCAATGACGCCGCTTCTCAAGAGTAA
- the infB gene encoding translation initiation factor IF-2, with amino-acid sequence MFSTTVAEFANELKKSTATLLEQLKSAGVAKTAASDKLNDADKQRLLSYLQSTHGAAGAERKKITLVKKSTTEIKQADASGKARTIQVEVRKKRTFIRRDDGVEVSAEAPALETEQEVEAAPQVDNLELARREEEARRQAELIRRQEEELSERRRQREEQEARSREASEKAAAVAAEAAEAAAAQALKKKSKPVAPEQPAPNPTEIETAKVLAAAEKEQHLAKEKGLAREKELAESKARAAEDVVRAADLGDRRRKAESEAAAIRLMMSSPAKKAPPPPKKPEEVKPAMKGTLHKPAAGAVPAKPAKPGAPGAPGAPAAGAAAGAGKEVKSAKLSSSWAGDPAKKKGIPTRGATAAPGAGRSTNWRAPARGGRRGSSDRDRDDHRVQAAPVEQRVIEVHVPETITVAELAHKMAVKASEVIKHLMKLGQMVTINQPLDQDTAMILVEEMGHKAIVAALDDPEAFTVDEVSQQQSESLPRAPVVTVMGHVDHGKTSLLDYIRRAKVATGEAGGITQHIGAYHVETDRGMISFLDTPGHEAFTAMRARGAKATDIVILVVAADDGVMPQTKEAIKHARAAGVPIVVAINKIDKPDANPERVKNELVVEEVVPEEFGGDSPFVPVSAKTGQGIDALLEQVLLQAEVLELKAPVDAMAKGLVIEAQLDKGRGPVATVLVQSGTLKTGDIVLAGSTYGRVRAMLDENGRTIKTAGPSIPVEIQGLTEVPQAGDEFMVMADERRAREIATYRAGKFRHTKLAKQQAAKLENMFTDMAAGEVKMVPIIIKADVQGSQEALAQSLLKLSTDEVKVQLVYTAVGAISESDVNLAIASKAVIIGFNTRADAGARKLAENNGVDIRYYDIIYDAVDELKLAMSGMLTPDKKEEVIGTAEIRQIFKVSKIGSIAGCMVTAGVVRRTARLRLLRDNMVIFTGELDSLKRFKDDVREVREGFDCGLNIKNYNDIQEGDVLEFFEIREVARTL; translated from the coding sequence ATGTTCAGTACGACAGTCGCCGAGTTTGCAAACGAACTCAAAAAATCAACCGCTACGCTGCTTGAGCAGCTCAAATCGGCGGGCGTTGCCAAAACGGCAGCTTCCGACAAGCTTAACGACGCTGACAAACAGCGTCTATTGAGTTACTTGCAGTCCACCCATGGCGCGGCGGGCGCCGAGCGCAAAAAAATCACCTTGGTCAAGAAGTCGACCACCGAAATCAAGCAGGCGGATGCCAGTGGCAAGGCGCGCACCATTCAGGTCGAAGTGCGCAAGAAACGCACCTTCATCCGGCGCGACGATGGCGTAGAGGTGAGCGCGGAGGCTCCCGCGCTTGAGACCGAACAGGAAGTCGAGGCCGCGCCGCAGGTCGACAACCTTGAGTTGGCACGCCGGGAAGAAGAAGCGCGCCGTCAGGCTGAGTTGATTCGACGTCAGGAAGAAGAGCTGTCTGAGCGCAGGCGTCAGCGTGAAGAGCAGGAAGCGCGCTCACGTGAAGCATCTGAAAAGGCTGCGGCAGTAGCCGCAGAAGCTGCAGAAGCCGCAGCAGCACAAGCGCTCAAGAAAAAAAGCAAGCCGGTGGCGCCCGAGCAACCGGCGCCAAATCCGACTGAAATTGAAACTGCCAAGGTTTTGGCTGCAGCGGAAAAAGAGCAACACCTGGCCAAAGAAAAAGGGCTGGCACGCGAAAAGGAATTGGCGGAGTCCAAGGCTCGGGCGGCTGAAGATGTGGTTCGTGCCGCTGATCTGGGGGACCGTCGACGCAAGGCAGAGAGCGAAGCGGCTGCCATTCGCCTGATGATGTCCTCGCCGGCCAAAAAAGCGCCGCCTCCACCCAAGAAGCCGGAAGAAGTCAAGCCGGCCATGAAGGGGACGCTGCACAAACCAGCTGCTGGCGCCGTGCCTGCGAAACCGGCCAAGCCTGGGGCACCTGGTGCACCTGGTGCACCGGCGGCCGGAGCCGCTGCGGGCGCTGGCAAAGAAGTCAAGTCAGCCAAGCTGTCCAGCAGCTGGGCCGGCGATCCAGCGAAGAAAAAAGGTATTCCCACCCGTGGCGCCACAGCGGCACCGGGGGCGGGTCGCAGTACCAATTGGCGCGCCCCGGCTCGTGGCGGCAGACGCGGCAGCAGTGATCGCGACCGCGATGACCATCGGGTGCAGGCGGCGCCGGTTGAGCAGCGTGTGATTGAGGTGCATGTGCCGGAGACCATCACGGTGGCCGAGTTGGCGCACAAGATGGCCGTCAAGGCGTCCGAGGTGATCAAACACCTGATGAAACTCGGCCAGATGGTCACCATCAACCAGCCCCTGGACCAGGACACCGCCATGATTTTGGTGGAAGAAATGGGTCACAAGGCGATTGTGGCGGCGCTGGACGATCCAGAAGCATTTACCGTCGATGAAGTGTCTCAGCAGCAGTCCGAGTCGCTGCCACGTGCACCGGTGGTCACCGTCATGGGTCACGTTGACCATGGCAAAACCTCCTTGCTGGACTACATTCGTCGTGCCAAGGTCGCCACGGGCGAAGCCGGTGGCATTACCCAGCACATTGGCGCTTACCACGTGGAAACCGATCGCGGCATGATCTCCTTCCTGGATACCCCCGGTCACGAAGCCTTTACGGCCATGCGGGCCCGGGGCGCCAAGGCCACCGACATCGTCATTCTGGTAGTTGCCGCCGACGACGGTGTGATGCCGCAAACCAAAGAAGCCATCAAGCACGCACGGGCGGCCGGTGTGCCGATCGTGGTCGCCATCAACAAGATCGACAAGCCCGATGCCAACCCCGAGCGCGTCAAGAACGAGCTGGTGGTCGAAGAAGTGGTGCCCGAGGAATTTGGCGGTGACTCGCCGTTTGTCCCCGTGTCGGCCAAAACCGGTCAGGGTATTGACGCCTTGCTGGAGCAAGTGCTGCTGCAGGCTGAAGTGCTGGAACTCAAAGCACCTGTCGACGCCATGGCCAAGGGCCTGGTGATCGAGGCGCAGTTGGACAAGGGCCGTGGCCCGGTGGCCACCGTGCTGGTGCAATCGGGCACTCTCAAGACCGGCGACATTGTGCTGGCGGGTTCGACCTATGGCCGCGTGCGCGCCATGCTGGACGAAAACGGCAGAACCATCAAGACGGCAGGCCCTTCGATTCCGGTCGAAATCCAGGGTCTGACTGAAGTGCCGCAAGCCGGCGACGAGTTCATGGTGATGGCCGATGAGCGCCGTGCCCGTGAAATTGCCACTTACCGCGCGGGCAAGTTCCGTCACACCAAACTGGCCAAGCAACAGGCTGCCAAGCTCGAGAACATGTTTACCGACATGGCCGCGGGCGAGGTCAAGATGGTGCCGATCATCATCAAGGCCGATGTGCAGGGTTCCCAGGAAGCGCTGGCGCAGTCCTTGCTCAAGCTCTCGACCGACGAAGTCAAGGTGCAACTGGTCTACACCGCGGTGGGTGCCATCAGCGAGTCGGATGTGAACCTGGCGATTGCCTCCAAGGCCGTCATCATTGGTTTCAACACCCGCGCCGATGCCGGCGCGCGCAAGCTGGCCGAGAACAATGGCGTGGACATTCGTTACTACGACATCATCTATGACGCCGTGGATGAGCTCAAGCTCGCCATGTCGGGCATGTTGACGCCGGACAAGAAGGAAGAAGTCATTGGTACCGCCGAAATTCGCCAGATTTTCAAGGTGTCGAAAATTGGCTCGATTGCTGGCTGTATGGTCACTGCCGGCGTCGTGCGGCGCACCGCGCGGCTGCGTTTGCTGCGCGACAACATGGTCATCTTCACGGGTGAACTCGACTCGCTCAAGCGCTTCAAGGACGATGTCAGGGAAGTGCGTGAAGGCTTTGATTGCGGTTTGAATATCAAGAACTACAACGACATCCAAGAGGGTGACGTGCTGGAATTCTTTGAAATTCGCGAAGTCGCGAGAACGCTTTGA
- the rbfA gene encoding 30S ribosome-binding factor RbfA → MRKKSKTPNRAFKVADQIQRDLTELIARELKDPRVGMVTIQAVEVTPDYAHAKVYFSLLAGDPKACTEGLNQAAGFLRAGLFKRLHIHTVPTLHFLFDQTTERAADMNALIARAVASRAKED, encoded by the coding sequence GTGCGTAAAAAGTCAAAAACCCCCAACCGCGCCTTCAAGGTCGCCGATCAGATCCAGCGGGATCTGACCGAGCTGATTGCGCGCGAGCTCAAAGATCCGCGGGTGGGTATGGTGACGATCCAGGCGGTGGAAGTCACGCCTGACTATGCGCACGCCAAGGTGTACTTCAGCCTGCTGGCGGGAGATCCCAAAGCCTGTACGGAAGGACTGAATCAGGCTGCCGGCTTTTTGCGGGCGGGCCTGTTCAAGCGGCTGCACATTCATACCGTGCCCACACTGCATTTTTTGTTTGACCAAACGACCGAGCGCGCCGCCGACATGAACGCCTTGATTGCGCGTGCTGTTGCCTCTCGCGCCAAAGAGGATTGA
- the truB gene encoding tRNA pseudouridine(55) synthase TruB, whose product MNAPRARVARRPVHGVLLLDKPLGLSSNDALQKAKWLLRAEKAGHTGTLDPLATGLLPLCFGAATKFSQLQLDADKTYEAVARLGVKTSTGDAEGELIEERSVKVTEQDLSDVAIRFTGLIRQIPPMHSALKKDGKALYEYARAGIEVEREGRDVTIYKLNMALAPVDTEYLTIKMIVKCSKGTYIRTLAEDIGEALGCGAHLTALRRVETGGFDVAQCVTLAALEAMTDEERLSQLLPVESLLSEHTVVTLDTENAGRFLSGLRRRGNWPDNGQVAVYGEKPRALLGTGHVVAGELIPGRLLSPLEIEKIVGDCESGSSVLHAAPPSALQTTDFDEI is encoded by the coding sequence ATGAATGCGCCGCGTGCACGGGTTGCCAGGCGCCCCGTGCACGGGGTGCTGTTGCTGGACAAGCCTTTGGGACTGTCGAGCAATGACGCCTTGCAAAAAGCCAAGTGGCTGTTGCGGGCTGAGAAGGCCGGCCACACCGGCACGCTCGATCCACTGGCCACGGGTCTGTTGCCGCTGTGCTTTGGTGCCGCCACCAAGTTCAGCCAGCTTCAGCTGGATGCGGACAAAACGTACGAGGCGGTGGCGCGGCTGGGTGTGAAAACAAGTACTGGCGACGCCGAGGGCGAGCTCATTGAAGAGCGGTCGGTGAAGGTGACAGAGCAAGACCTGAGTGATGTGGCGATACGCTTCACCGGGCTGATTCGGCAGATACCGCCGATGCACAGCGCCTTGAAAAAAGACGGCAAGGCCCTGTACGAATACGCGCGGGCCGGTATCGAGGTGGAGCGGGAAGGTCGTGACGTCACAATTTATAAGCTAAATATGGCTCTAGCCCCCGTGGATACTGAATATTTAACTATTAAAATGATAGTTAAATGCAGCAAAGGCACTTACATCCGGACCCTGGCTGAGGATATCGGTGAAGCCCTGGGATGCGGCGCGCATCTGACGGCGCTACGCCGGGTTGAGACGGGTGGCTTCGATGTGGCGCAGTGTGTGACGCTGGCGGCATTGGAGGCGATGACGGATGAAGAGAGATTGAGCCAGCTGCTGCCGGTGGAGTCGCTGCTGAGCGAGCACACGGTCGTCACGCTGGACACTGAAAATGCAGGGCGGTTCCTGAGCGGCTTGCGCCGCCGGGGAAATTGGCCTGACAACGGGCAAGTTGCCGTTTATGGCGAAAAACCGCGTGCCTTATTGGGCACTGGCCATGTTGTGGCAGGTGAGTTGATACCAGGGCGGCTATTGAGTCCGCTTGAGATTGAGAAAATAGTGGGAGATTGCGAATCGGGGTCCAGCGTGCTGCACGCAGCCCCGCCCTCAGCCCTCCAGACGACAGACTTTGACGAGATTTAA
- the typA gene encoding translational GTPase TypA, producing MSHKQIRNIAIIAHVDHGKTTMVDQLLRQSGTFAEHEKVVDTVMDNNAIEKERGITILAKNCAVTWQGTHINIVDTPGHADFGGEVERALSMVDGVVLLIDAQEGPMPQTRFVTKKALALGLKPILVVNKVDKPGARPQWVVNAAFDLFDKLGATDEQLDFPVVYASGINGWSSLEEGGQGEQWGPDMSALFNTILKHVPHQQGDPAAPLQLQISALDFSTFVGRIGVGRISQGTIRPMMDVVVMEGPDGKAVKGRVNQVLTFQGLERVQTTDAGPGEIVLINGLADIGIGVTITDPVNPAPLPMLKVDEPTLTMNFCVNTSPLAGREGKYVTSRQIWDRLQKELQHNVALRVKETDEEGIFEVMGRGELHLTILLENMRREGFELAVSKPRVVLKEVNGEKYEPIELVTIDVEEQHQGGVMQALGERKGDLINMEPDGRGRVRLEYRIPARGLIGFTNEFLNLTRGSGLISNIFDSYEPHRGDIGGRKNGVLISMDAGEIFNYALGKLDDRGRMFVTANDPVYEGMIVGIHNRDNDLVVNATRTKQLTNFRVSGKEDAIKITPPIQLTLEYGVEFIEDDELVEITPKSIRLRKRYLTESERKRAGR from the coding sequence ATGTCCCATAAGCAAATCCGAAACATCGCCATCATCGCTCACGTCGATCATGGCAAGACCACCATGGTCGACCAATTGCTGCGCCAGTCTGGCACCTTTGCCGAGCACGAGAAGGTGGTTGACACCGTGATGGACAACAACGCCATCGAAAAAGAGCGTGGCATCACGATCCTGGCCAAGAACTGCGCCGTGACCTGGCAAGGCACACACATCAACATCGTTGACACCCCCGGTCACGCCGACTTCGGCGGCGAGGTGGAACGCGCATTGAGCATGGTCGACGGCGTGGTGCTGCTAATCGATGCGCAAGAAGGCCCCATGCCCCAAACGCGTTTTGTGACCAAAAAGGCCCTGGCCTTGGGACTCAAGCCAATCCTGGTGGTGAACAAGGTGGACAAGCCCGGTGCGCGCCCCCAATGGGTGGTCAACGCCGCGTTTGATTTGTTCGACAAGCTCGGCGCCACGGATGAACAGCTGGATTTTCCCGTGGTCTATGCCTCCGGCATCAACGGCTGGTCGTCGCTGGAAGAGGGCGGTCAGGGTGAACAGTGGGGTCCCGACATGTCGGCCCTGTTCAATACCATTCTCAAGCATGTGCCGCACCAACAGGGTGACCCTGCAGCGCCACTGCAACTGCAAATTTCGGCGCTCGACTTTTCGACCTTTGTGGGCCGGATTGGTGTCGGGCGCATCAGCCAGGGCACGATCAGGCCCATGATGGACGTGGTCGTGATGGAAGGTCCGGATGGCAAGGCCGTCAAAGGTCGTGTCAACCAGGTGTTGACCTTCCAGGGCCTGGAGCGCGTGCAGACCACGGATGCCGGTCCAGGCGAAATCGTGCTGATCAACGGCCTGGCTGACATCGGCATTGGCGTGACCATCACCGATCCCGTCAATCCGGCACCGCTGCCCATGCTCAAGGTGGACGAACCGACCCTGACCATGAACTTCTGCGTCAACACCAGCCCGCTGGCGGGCCGTGAGGGCAAGTACGTCACCAGCCGCCAGATTTGGGATCGTCTGCAAAAAGAACTGCAACACAACGTGGCCTTGCGCGTGAAAGAAACCGATGAAGAAGGTATCTTTGAAGTCATGGGTCGCGGCGAACTGCACTTGACCATTCTGCTGGAAAACATGCGGCGCGAAGGTTTTGAGTTGGCAGTCAGCAAGCCGCGCGTGGTGCTCAAGGAGGTCAATGGCGAAAAGTATGAGCCGATCGAGCTGGTGACCATCGACGTCGAGGAGCAGCACCAGGGTGGTGTGATGCAAGCCTTGGGCGAGCGCAAGGGCGACCTGATCAACATGGAACCCGATGGCCGTGGCCGGGTCCGTTTGGAATACCGCATTCCGGCGCGTGGTCTGATTGGTTTTACCAATGAATTCTTGAACCTGACGCGCGGCTCGGGCCTGATCTCCAACATTTTTGACAGCTATGAGCCCCACAGGGGTGACATCGGCGGGCGCAAAAATGGCGTACTGATCTCCATGGATGCGGGTGAAATCTTCAACTACGCGCTGGGCAAACTCGATGACCGCGGCCGTATGTTTGTCACGGCCAATGACCCGGTATACGAAGGCATGATTGTGGGCATCCACAACCGTGACAACGATCTGGTGGTCAACGCCACGCGCACCAAACAGCTGACCAACTTCCGCGTCAGTGGCAAGGAAGATGCGATCAAGATCACCCCGCCGATTCAATTGACGCTGGAATACGGCGTGGAATTCATTGAAGACGACGAACTGGTCGAAATCACGCCCAAGTCGATTCGCCTGCGCAAGCGTTATCTGACTGAGAGCGAGCGCAAGCGGGCGGGTCGCTAA
- a CDS encoding DMT family transporter: MRLTHNRAVLLMVAVTLMWSIAGVVTRHLEQARSFEVTFWRSFFTVLSLLVILPLFLGRGVFSRMRSGGSALWISGVCWSGMFTFFMLAITLTSVANVLITMALGPLFTALAARLFIGHRIALRTWVAIVVAGGGIAYMYGSQITQGGSLLGTLVALCVPISGAANWTVTQHSHAQGHDVDLIPAVLIGAVLSSLVTLPMALPFQASAHDLVLLAGLGLVQLAIPCALAVLCTRVLKAPEVALLGLLEVIFGILLAWVGAGEVPGPNVLLGGTLVIGALAVNELIGWRNRA; the protein is encoded by the coding sequence GTGAGGCTCACCCACAACCGGGCTGTTCTCTTGATGGTGGCGGTGACCCTGATGTGGTCCATCGCCGGGGTGGTCACGCGCCATTTGGAGCAGGCCCGCAGTTTTGAGGTGACCTTTTGGCGCAGCTTCTTCACGGTGCTGTCGTTGCTGGTGATCCTGCCGCTTTTTCTCGGGCGTGGCGTTTTCAGCCGGATGCGCAGCGGCGGCTCAGCACTGTGGATTTCCGGCGTCTGTTGGTCCGGCATGTTCACTTTTTTCATGCTGGCGATCACGCTGACCAGCGTTGCCAATGTGTTGATTACCATGGCGCTGGGGCCCTTGTTCACGGCGCTGGCCGCGCGCCTGTTCATTGGTCACCGCATTGCTTTGCGAACCTGGGTCGCCATTGTGGTCGCCGGCGGCGGCATTGCCTATATGTATGGCAGCCAGATCACGCAAGGTGGCAGCCTGCTCGGCACCTTGGTGGCTCTGTGTGTCCCCATCTCCGGCGCCGCCAACTGGACCGTCACGCAACATTCCCACGCGCAAGGACACGACGTCGATCTGATTCCGGCTGTGTTGATCGGCGCCGTGCTCTCATCCCTGGTGACCCTGCCCATGGCTTTGCCTTTTCAGGCCTCGGCGCACGATCTGGTCTTACTGGCCGGGCTGGGCTTGGTGCAACTGGCTATTCCCTGTGCACTGGCGGTGCTGTGCACCCGGGTGCTGAAGGCGCCTGAAGTGGCGCTGCTGGGCTTGCTGGAAGTGATTTTTGGCATTTTGCTGGCCTGGGTCGGCGCGGGCGAGGTGCCGGGCCCCAATGTGCTGTTGGGCGGTACGCTGGTGATCGGGGCATTGGCAGTCAATGAACTGATTGGATGGAGAAACCGCGCATGA
- a CDS encoding enoyl-CoA hydratase/isomerase family protein, which produces MTNAGLNVQNPAASDEAALVLSEVRGQVGFITLNRPKALNALSLPMIRALTQCLLAWRGDARVKAVAIRGNSKTGPFGAFCAGGDIRFFHQAALAGDPELEDFFTEEYRLNHLIHTYPKPSMAFMDGIVMGGGMGIGQGTKIRIVTERTKMAMPETNIGLFPDVGGGYFLSRCPGHTGEWLALTGETLGAAAALTLGLADVCFDATQLSSAWEALAQLDFDRDTAIDSWTAMYSIADAAYSMGARGQIDQYFGLDSVVAMVQALEAADDEWSQRTAATLRQRSPVMLQVTLEQIRRARSLSLADDLRMERDMVHHCFAPRHLGRSANQSETVEGIRALAVDKDNTPHWNPVRIEDVTPAMVAPFFTSPWTPQAHPLRELR; this is translated from the coding sequence ATGACGAACGCTGGACTGAATGTACAAAACCCTGCAGCAAGCGATGAGGCAGCCCTTGTGCTGAGCGAGGTACGCGGCCAGGTTGGCTTCATCACGCTGAATCGGCCCAAAGCCCTGAACGCCTTGTCGCTGCCCATGATCCGCGCCTTGACCCAATGCCTGCTGGCTTGGCGCGGTGACGCTCGGGTCAAGGCGGTGGCCATTCGCGGCAACAGCAAAACCGGCCCTTTTGGCGCCTTTTGCGCCGGTGGTGACATCCGTTTTTTTCATCAGGCTGCGCTGGCGGGTGATCCTGAGCTGGAAGACTTCTTCACCGAGGAATACAGGCTCAATCATTTGATCCACACCTACCCCAAGCCCTCAATGGCCTTCATGGATGGCATTGTCATGGGCGGTGGCATGGGCATTGGTCAGGGCACCAAGATCCGCATCGTCACGGAACGTACCAAAATGGCCATGCCGGAAACCAACATTGGCTTGTTCCCGGATGTGGGTGGTGGCTATTTTCTGAGCCGCTGCCCGGGGCATACCGGCGAATGGTTGGCCTTGACCGGGGAAACCCTTGGCGCCGCCGCGGCGCTGACGCTGGGTCTGGCCGATGTCTGTTTTGACGCCACCCAGTTGTCGTCAGCTTGGGAAGCTTTGGCCCAGCTGGACTTTGATCGCGATACAGCCATCGATTCCTGGACTGCTATGTATTCAATAGCTGATGCCGCTTATTCCATGGGGGCTAGAGGCCAAATTGATCAATATTTTGGACTGGACTCTGTGGTCGCCATGGTGCAGGCGCTGGAGGCTGCTGACGACGAGTGGTCGCAACGCACTGCCGCCACTTTGCGCCAGCGCTCACCGGTGATGTTGCAAGTGACGCTGGAACAGATTCGCCGCGCCCGCTCCTTGAGCCTGGCTGATGACCTGCGCATGGAGCGCGACATGGTGCACCACTGTTTTGCCCCCCGGCATCTGGGGCGCAGCGCCAACCAGAGCGAGACGGTCGAAGGCATCCGGGCGTTGGCTGTGGACAAAGACAACACGCCGCACTGGAACCCGGTCCGAATTGAAGACGTGACCCCGGCGATGGTGGCGCCATTTTTCACCAGCCCGTGGACGCCTCAGGCCCACCCGTTGCGTGAGTTGAGATAG
- a CDS encoding phasin family protein, protein MLTVEQVLASQKANVETLLGLTSKAFEGMERIVELNMTASKAALAETSETAKAFLSAKDAQELLALQSSLMQPLAEKTAAYSRHLYDIATGSSAEFSKAFEAQTAEAQQKFMGLVDNVAKNAPAGSESAVAVMKSAVAAASNAMESVQKAVQQATEVAEANFNAVSATAVNAAKPAGKKR, encoded by the coding sequence ATGTTGACCGTCGAACAAGTCCTGGCCTCACAAAAAGCCAACGTCGAAACCCTGTTGGGTCTGACCTCCAAAGCCTTCGAAGGTATGGAGCGTATCGTTGAATTGAACATGACCGCTTCCAAAGCAGCCCTGGCCGAAACCAGCGAAACTGCCAAAGCCTTTTTGAGCGCAAAAGATGCACAAGAGCTGCTGGCGCTGCAATCGAGCCTGATGCAACCGTTGGCTGAAAAAACAGCCGCCTACAGCCGCCATCTGTATGACATCGCGACCGGCTCCAGCGCTGAATTCAGCAAGGCTTTTGAAGCCCAGACTGCCGAAGCGCAACAAAAGTTCATGGGTTTGGTGGACAACGTCGCCAAGAACGCACCGGCTGGCTCTGAGTCGGCTGTTGCCGTCATGAAAAGCGCCGTAGCTGCAGCCAGCAACGCAATGGAATCAGTGCAAAAAGCGGTTCAGCAAGCAACTGAAGTGGCTGAAGCCAACTTCAACGCAGTTTCAGCGACCGCTGTGAATGCAGCCAAGCCCGCCGGCAAAAAGCGTTAA
- a CDS encoding acyl-CoA thioesterase, translating into MSEARSDKPQPASRSAYKVFRSISTRWMDNDAYGHVNNVVYYSWFDTAVNAYLIEQGVLDIHHGDTIGLVIETQCNYFSPLAFPQTVEAGIRVARLGASSVRYEVGLFAQGEPLTAARGHFIHVYVDKQTRRPAPLPLNLKTVLETLL; encoded by the coding sequence ATGAGTGAAGCCAGATCCGACAAGCCCCAACCCGCGTCGCGCAGTGCCTACAAGGTATTTCGCAGCATCAGCACACGCTGGATGGACAACGATGCCTACGGTCACGTGAACAATGTGGTCTATTACAGCTGGTTCGACACGGCTGTGAATGCCTACCTGATCGAACAGGGCGTGCTTGACATCCACCACGGCGACACCATCGGATTGGTGATTGAAACCCAGTGCAACTACTTCTCGCCCCTGGCCTTTCCGCAGACGGTGGAGGCCGGCATTCGTGTGGCCCGGCTGGGCGCGTCCAGCGTGCGCTACGAGGTCGGCCTGTTTGCGCAGGGTGAGCCTCTGACCGCGGCCAGGGGCCATTTCATTCACGTCTATGTGGACAAGCAAACCCGTCGCCCGGCACCCTTGCCCCTCAATCTGAAAACTGTTCTGGAGACACTGTTATGA